ATTTTCCGAGACGCCGCTGGCCAGCGCGTCCATCGCGCAGGTGCACGTGGCAAAGCTCAAGGACGGCGAGGAAGTCGTCGTCAAGGTGCAGCGCCCGGGCATTCAGCCGCAAATCGAAGCCGACGTGGAGATCATGGCCTTCCTGGCCAAGCAGCTCGAAGCCAACTTCCCCGAGACCAAGCTCGTCTCGCCGCTGGGTATTGTTCGCGAGTTCGAAAAATCGATCATGAAGGAAATCGACTTCCGCACGGAGGTCGAACACCTCGAGCGCTTCCGCCGCCAGTTTCAGGGCGTCGAGCACGTCCACTTCCCCGATCCGATCAAGGAATACTGCACCCGGCGGATCATGGTGATGGAGTTCATCCGTGGGGTGAAGGTCACCGAGCTCGGAGACGACTCCAAGTACGACAAGAAAGAGATCGTCCGCACGGGCTTCAAGATCGTCTTCAAGATGATCTACGAGGACGGCTTCATCCACGCCGACCTGCACCCGGGCAACATGCTCATCCGTGGCAGCAATGAAGTCTGCATCATCGACTGCGGCCTGGTGGGGATGCTCACGCCCAAGCAGCGCGAGTACATCACCGACCTGCTCATCCAGCTCGTAAAATCCGACTTTCACGGCCTGTGCCGCGTGCTCTGGAAGATGGGCATCCACAACAAGCCCGAGGAATACTTCGACGTCTTCGAGGCCGATGTCTCGCCGATCCTCCAGAAGTGGTTCGTCGGCACGGAGATTTCCGAGATCGAGTTCGGCGGCCTGTTCAAGGACTTCGTCGACGGCGCCATGCGCCACGGCATCATCATGCCGCCCGACTACACCATGACCTTCAAGGCGCTGGTGACCATGGAGGGCATCGGCAAGCAGCTCGATCCCGAGATGGACCTGC
The nucleotide sequence above comes from Chrysiogenia bacterium. Encoded proteins:
- a CDS encoding AarF/ABC1/UbiB kinase family protein; this encodes MATALRSVLDTVQASRVVIRDVNRFRQIVTVLARHGFGAVLQQLNLNETWLKPILRQAPAEDASQVSVEKRILHAMQELGPTFVKLGQILSTRPDLVPASLIDELTSLQDQVPVFAWEQVKEQVERELGRPISEVFEEFSETPLASASIAQVHVAKLKDGEEVVVKVQRPGIQPQIEADVEIMAFLAKQLEANFPETKLVSPLGIVREFEKSIMKEIDFRTEVEHLERFRRQFQGVEHVHFPDPIKEYCTRRIMVMEFIRGVKVTELGDDSKYDKKEIVRTGFKIVFKMIYEDGFIHADLHPGNMLIRGSNEVCIIDCGLVGMLTPKQREYITDLLIQLVKSDFHGLCRVLWKMGIHNKPEEYFDVFEADVSPILQKWFVGTEISEIEFGGLFKDFVDGAMRHGIIMPPDYTMTFKALVTMEGIGKQLDPEMDLLTEAQPYVSKLLMERYSPRRILSEVYEGVSTFVQAVRYLPDRANTALEQLKQGQISIGMELAETRRALASYQKAQNRNQLSIVIAALLLCGTLTVEFTQFELFGLPGLSVVFYALAGVLGLGWFLGILRSGGA